A single genomic interval of Armigeres subalbatus isolate Guangzhou_Male chromosome 1, GZ_Asu_2, whole genome shotgun sequence harbors:
- the LOC134216544 gene encoding prostaglandin reductase 1-like isoform X2: MVQYIAKKWIYARKFNGEPKLDDFRLEEEVMPEIRDGEFLAKAEFLSVDPYMRIYILSYPVESVMIGGQIAQVLESKHPDFPVGAYVFGQFGWRTYAICNPAGIETRKPYVLPEFGPGLPRSLGIGALGTVGNSAYFGFLEICRPKEGETVVVSGAAGAVGNIVGQIAKIKGCHVVGIAGSDEKCQWLKEIGFDAAINYKAADVEKELKQAAPDGVDCYFDNVGGQIAAIVRKQMNQRGRISVCGTISMYNGNPVQVEDPQRDYVWKQLIQEGFSVHRWTDRWFEGINQNLKWIQEGKIKYRETITEGFENMPHAFIDMMKGGNVGKAIVKV; encoded by the exons ATGGTGCAGTACATCGCCAAAAAGTGGATCTACGCCCGGAAATTCAATGGCGAACCCAAGCTGGATGACTTTCGCCTGGAGGAGGAAGTCATGCCCGAGATTCGGGATGGAG AGTTCCTCGCGAAGGCGGAATTCCTGAGCGTGGATCCGTACATGCGCATCTACATACTGTCGTACCCGGTCGAATCGGTGATGATCGGTGGCCAGATTGCGCAGGTGCTCGAAAGCAAACACCCGGACTTCCCCGTTGGGGCGTACGTGTTCGGTCAGTTCGGATGGCGAACCTATGCCATCTGCAATCCGGCCGGGATCGAAACGAGGAAACCGTACGTGTTGCCCGAATTTGGTCCGGGGTTGCCACGTTCGCTGGGTATCGGAGCGCTGGGCACGGTGGGGAATTCTGCgtactttggatttttggaaatttgccgGCCCAAGGAAGGGGAAACCGTAGTGGTCAGCGGGGCGGCCGGAGCTGTTGGAAACATTGTGGGGCAGATTGCAAAGATTAAAGGTTGTCACGTGGTGGGAATAGCCGGTTCGGATGAAAAGTGCCAATGGTTGAAGGAGATCGGTTTcgacgctgcaatcaactaCAAGGCGGCGGATGTTGAAAAGGAATTGAAGCAGGCTGCTCCTGATGGAGTGGATTGCTATTTTGATAACGTCGGTGGTCAGATAGCGGCAATCGTGCGAAAACAAATGAACCAAcggggaagaatatcagtttgTGGAACGATCTCCATGTACAATGGCAATCCAGTGCAGGTGGAAGATCCGCAAAGAGATTACGTTTGGAAGCAGCTGATTCAGGAGGGATTCAGTGTTCATCGCTGGACGGACAGGTGGTTCGAGGGAATTAACCAAAACCTAAAGTGGATCCAAGAGGGCAAGATCAAGTATCGGGAAACGATAACTGAAGGCTTTGAGAATATGCCGCATGCATTCATTGATATGATGAAGGGAGGAAACGTTGGTAAAGCTATTGTCAAGGTGTAA
- the LOC134216544 gene encoding prostaglandin reductase 1-like isoform X1, whose product MVQYIAKKWIYARKFNGEPKLDDFRLEEEVMPEIRDGVEFLAKAEFLSVDPYMRIYILSYPVESVMIGGQIAQVLESKHPDFPVGAYVFGQFGWRTYAICNPAGIETRKPYVLPEFGPGLPRSLGIGALGTVGNSAYFGFLEICRPKEGETVVVSGAAGAVGNIVGQIAKIKGCHVVGIAGSDEKCQWLKEIGFDAAINYKAADVEKELKQAAPDGVDCYFDNVGGQIAAIVRKQMNQRGRISVCGTISMYNGNPVQVEDPQRDYVWKQLIQEGFSVHRWTDRWFEGINQNLKWIQEGKIKYRETITEGFENMPHAFIDMMKGGNVGKAIVKV is encoded by the exons ATGGTGCAGTACATCGCCAAAAAGTGGATCTACGCCCGGAAATTCAATGGCGAACCCAAGCTGGATGACTTTCGCCTGGAGGAGGAAGTCATGCCCGAGATTCGGGATGGAG TAGAGTTCCTCGCGAAGGCGGAATTCCTGAGCGTGGATCCGTACATGCGCATCTACATACTGTCGTACCCGGTCGAATCGGTGATGATCGGTGGCCAGATTGCGCAGGTGCTCGAAAGCAAACACCCGGACTTCCCCGTTGGGGCGTACGTGTTCGGTCAGTTCGGATGGCGAACCTATGCCATCTGCAATCCGGCCGGGATCGAAACGAGGAAACCGTACGTGTTGCCCGAATTTGGTCCGGGGTTGCCACGTTCGCTGGGTATCGGAGCGCTGGGCACGGTGGGGAATTCTGCgtactttggatttttggaaatttgccgGCCCAAGGAAGGGGAAACCGTAGTGGTCAGCGGGGCGGCCGGAGCTGTTGGAAACATTGTGGGGCAGATTGCAAAGATTAAAGGTTGTCACGTGGTGGGAATAGCCGGTTCGGATGAAAAGTGCCAATGGTTGAAGGAGATCGGTTTcgacgctgcaatcaactaCAAGGCGGCGGATGTTGAAAAGGAATTGAAGCAGGCTGCTCCTGATGGAGTGGATTGCTATTTTGATAACGTCGGTGGTCAGATAGCGGCAATCGTGCGAAAACAAATGAACCAAcggggaagaatatcagtttgTGGAACGATCTCCATGTACAATGGCAATCCAGTGCAGGTGGAAGATCCGCAAAGAGATTACGTTTGGAAGCAGCTGATTCAGGAGGGATTCAGTGTTCATCGCTGGACGGACAGGTGGTTCGAGGGAATTAACCAAAACCTAAAGTGGATCCAAGAGGGCAAGATCAAGTATCGGGAAACGATAACTGAAGGCTTTGAGAATATGCCGCATGCATTCATTGATATGATGAAGGGAGGAAACGTTGGTAAAGCTATTGTCAAGGTGTAA